One window of the Labilibaculum sp. genome contains the following:
- a CDS encoding DUF3857 domain-containing protein, with protein sequence MKQLTLLSLITYLLLTPAFAKKETFKYPAFTIPAELKKNANAVVRLDEAEFTVHSRKSSSLTQKMVITILNKKGEDYASIPFGYSKFETLESLKITIYNSLGQVIKKVKESEIKDYSYSSAGELIGDSRFKIYEPIQKQYPYTIEYESVSDYKGLFVYPSWKAYPGYLVGVEKSRMKVIIPSEEKLRYKCINFKDPISTTSINDQNIYQWAIDSLPALKSEPYSTGVLSQSPQILLAPMDFEMDNYPGSLESWNSLGKWSAVLNQGRDQIPEEEKAQITKLTKDCQTDIEKVKILYEYMQSKTRYVGIQLGIGGWQSFPAEMVSEKGYGDCKALSNYMKSLLKVVHIPSNYTLVKAGESNNLQHTDFVHSYFNHAILRVPLQKDTIWLECTSQKMPFGYLGTFTDDRDVLCVNDNGGELCHTPIYTIEQNQQIQNGIFTLLENGNAHAEISTVYSGIQYENIETLYHRSSVDDQKKFLYEEHINLPDFTINDYSFQEDKKQIPSSVLNLNLDIRNYASQTGDRLFVPLNKINRITYIPKKLENRLTDIRYIRSTEDKDSICFILPEGYEIESLPDEKIIESDFGYYQSNAKLIDNKVYYTRIFRKNKNTFKASRYEEFRSFRKELAKADKTSLVLKKITKS encoded by the coding sequence ATGAAGCAACTAACACTACTAAGTCTGATTACCTATTTATTACTTACACCTGCCTTTGCTAAAAAAGAAACATTTAAATATCCTGCATTTACAATTCCTGCCGAACTTAAAAAAAATGCCAATGCCGTAGTTCGTTTGGATGAAGCCGAATTTACAGTGCACTCGAGAAAAAGCTCCAGCCTGACACAAAAAATGGTGATTACAATTCTAAATAAAAAAGGAGAAGATTACGCATCAATTCCTTTTGGGTACAGCAAATTTGAAACACTGGAAAGCTTAAAAATCACCATTTATAATTCCTTAGGCCAGGTGATTAAAAAAGTAAAGGAATCAGAAATTAAAGATTATAGTTATAGCTCTGCGGGTGAACTGATCGGGGATTCACGTTTCAAAATTTACGAACCAATTCAGAAACAATATCCATATACTATTGAATACGAATCGGTGTCAGACTACAAAGGTCTTTTTGTTTATCCAAGCTGGAAAGCCTATCCCGGCTATTTAGTCGGTGTTGAAAAATCCAGAATGAAAGTCATTATTCCTTCAGAAGAAAAATTACGATACAAATGCATCAATTTTAAAGATCCAATCAGCACCACAAGCATAAATGATCAGAACATCTACCAATGGGCTATTGATAGTTTACCTGCCTTAAAAAGTGAACCCTACTCTACAGGGGTACTCTCCCAATCTCCTCAAATTCTGCTGGCTCCGATGGATTTTGAAATGGATAATTACCCAGGCAGTTTAGAAAGCTGGAACAGTCTGGGGAAATGGTCGGCTGTTTTAAATCAGGGACGCGATCAAATTCCTGAAGAAGAGAAGGCACAAATCACAAAACTCACCAAAGACTGCCAGACAGATATTGAAAAAGTAAAAATATTGTATGAATACATGCAATCGAAAACACGTTATGTTGGCATACAATTAGGAATAGGCGGCTGGCAAAGTTTTCCGGCTGAAATGGTTTCGGAAAAAGGGTACGGTGATTGCAAAGCATTGTCGAACTATATGAAATCCCTGCTTAAAGTGGTTCATATTCCATCCAATTACACTTTGGTGAAAGCCGGGGAAAGCAATAACCTGCAGCATACAGATTTTGTACACAGCTATTTCAATCATGCTATTTTGAGGGTGCCACTTCAGAAAGACACCATTTGGCTCGAATGCACAAGTCAGAAGATGCCTTTTGGCTATCTGGGAACCTTTACCGACGACCGCGATGTGCTGTGTGTAAATGATAACGGCGGAGAACTATGCCATACTCCGATATACACAATCGAACAAAACCAGCAAATTCAAAATGGTATTTTCACCCTATTGGAAAATGGAAACGCTCATGCTGAAATCTCGACTGTTTACAGTGGAATTCAATACGAAAACATTGAAACCCTTTACCATAGAAGCAGTGTGGATGATCAAAAAAAATTCCTTTACGAAGAACACATCAACCTACCCGATTTCACAATTAATGATTATAGTTTTCAGGAAGATAAAAAACAAATTCCATCGTCCGTTTTAAATCTAAATCTTGATATAAGAAACTATGCTTCACAAACGGGGGATCGGTTGTTCGTCCCTTTGAATAAAATCAACAGAATTACTTACATTCCGAAAAAATTAGAAAACAGACTCACCGACATTCGTTATATCAGATCAACTGAAGATAAAGACAGCATCTGTTTTATACTACCTGAAGGTTACGAAATTGAAAGCCTCCCCGATGAAAAAATAATCGAATCAGACTTTGGTTACTATCAAAGCAATGCTAAATTGATTGACAATAAAGTTTACTACACACGAATTTTCCGCAAAAATAAAAACACATTTAAAGCATCCCGCTACGAAGAGTTTCGCTCATTTAGAAAAGAGCTTGCAAAAGCTGATAAGACAAGTTTGGTACTAAAAAAGATTACGAAGTCTTGA
- a CDS encoding DUF2461 domain-containing protein codes for MLSKSIYEFLLELRVNNNKDWFHANKEKYDKAKKDFELFVELSIEQIKLIDPDLSGLNAKDCIFRIFRDVRFSENKQPYKTHFGAFLAKNGRKSRYGGYYIHIEPEGSFLGGGCYMPEPNVLKAIREEIFHNPLEFKEIITNKEFASHFPEMYGEKLKTAPRGYPKDFEYIDLLNFKNYAVGKMVPDQIVLSEQFSDEILKCFSSLQTLNAYLNEILADL; via the coding sequence ATGCTAAGCAAAAGTATTTATGAGTTCTTACTCGAACTAAGAGTGAACAACAACAAAGATTGGTTTCATGCAAACAAGGAAAAATACGATAAGGCCAAAAAGGATTTTGAACTTTTCGTTGAACTAAGCATAGAGCAAATCAAACTCATCGACCCGGATCTATCAGGTCTAAATGCCAAAGACTGCATTTTTAGAATATTCCGGGATGTTCGGTTTTCTGAAAATAAACAACCTTACAAAACACATTTTGGAGCTTTTCTGGCTAAAAATGGTCGGAAAAGCAGATATGGAGGTTATTACATTCATATTGAACCCGAAGGAAGTTTTTTAGGGGGCGGTTGCTACATGCCTGAACCTAATGTGCTTAAAGCCATTCGTGAAGAAATATTTCACAACCCACTGGAATTTAAAGAAATCATCACGAATAAAGAATTTGCATCTCATTTTCCTGAAATGTACGGTGAAAAACTAAAAACTGCTCCACGTGGTTATCCTAAAGATTTTGAATACATCGACCTGCTAAATTTCAAAAACTATGCGGTCGGGAAAATGGTGCCGGATCAGATCGTTTTATCAGAACAATTTTCCGATGAAATTTTAAAATGTTTCTCAAGCTTACAAACCCTTAATGCATATCTAAACGAAATATTAGCAGATTTATAA